The following are encoded in a window of Microvirga ossetica genomic DNA:
- the hpxZ gene encoding oxalurate catabolism protein HpxZ — MELDNPGVRTEVEAAFRRYEDALVSNDVETLDALFHDDWRTIRYGHTENLYGASEIRSFRRNRSPNGLARHLSRTMITTYGNDVATASTLFHRDSAPGKVGRQMQMWVRFPVGWRIVAAHVSLIDG, encoded by the coding sequence ATGGAACTTGATAATCCCGGCGTGAGAACAGAGGTTGAGGCGGCCTTCCGACGCTACGAGGATGCGCTTGTCTCGAACGATGTCGAGACATTGGATGCGCTGTTTCACGACGATTGGCGCACGATCCGCTACGGGCATACCGAGAACCTCTATGGGGCATCGGAGATCCGTTCCTTTAGAAGGAACCGCTCTCCCAATGGACTGGCGCGACACCTCAGTCGCACGATGATCACGACCTATGGGAACGACGTTGCCACGGCATCAACGCTGTTCCATCGGGACTCGGCGCCAGGGAAGGTCGGACGGCAGATGCAGATGTGGGTGAGGTTTCCTGTCGGCTGGCGGATTGTCGCCGCTCATGTGAGCCTGATCGATGGATGA
- the dhaL gene encoding dihydroxyacetone kinase subunit DhaL, whose translation MEPALHTSERAESDLTLRVVRAAAEAVIGHADELTALDQAIGDGDHGINMKRGLEAVLADLPQLQDKPLGEMLKAIGMKLVMKVGGASGPLYGTLALELGKHMPATPSRGDLAAAFAAAIEAVKARGKSDLAQKTMLDVLAPVQAKLAEGADLCAIKAEALRAAEATRPIQALRGRASFLGERSIGHVDPGARSAALFVAAICDTLEG comes from the coding sequence ATGGAACCCGCCTTGCACACGAGCGAACGAGCCGAGTCCGACCTCACCCTTCGGGTCGTCCGCGCAGCCGCCGAGGCGGTGATCGGGCATGCGGACGAATTGACCGCCCTCGACCAGGCGATCGGCGACGGCGATCACGGGATCAACATGAAGCGCGGCCTTGAGGCTGTGCTGGCCGATCTCCCGCAACTGCAGGACAAGCCTCTCGGCGAGATGCTGAAGGCTATCGGCATGAAACTGGTCATGAAGGTCGGCGGGGCCTCCGGCCCGCTCTACGGCACGCTGGCGCTCGAACTCGGGAAGCATATGCCCGCGACTCCCTCGCGCGGCGACTTGGCGGCAGCCTTCGCTGCCGCCATCGAGGCCGTCAAGGCGCGAGGCAAGTCCGATCTGGCCCAGAAGACCATGCTTGACGTTCTCGCGCCCGTTCAGGCGAAGCTCGCCGAGGGCGCGGACCTGTGCGCCATCAAAGCCGAGGCGCTGCGCGCCGCCGAAGCGACAAGGCCGATACAGGCGCTCCGCGGCCGCGCCTCGTTCCTCGGCGAGCGCTCGATCGGCCATGTGGATCCGGGCGCGCGTTCGGCGGCTCTCTTCGTCGCGGCGATCTGCGACACACTGGAGGGGTGA
- the atzF gene encoding allophanate hydrolase, with the protein MDDAGIHTLSDYRSAFHDGRTTPSRQIEEVYRRIAAHDDPSMFITLRPMAEVLDEARDIELHGSKETPLYGIPVAIKDNIDVAGTPTTVGCPDFAWTPERDATVVARLRAAGAIIVGKTNMDQFATGLVGVRSPYGITRNAIRAELVPGGSSSGSATAVAAGIVPLALGTDTAGSGRVPAALNNIVGLKPTPGLVSTTGVFPACRTIDCVSVFALTVDDAYAAIGVMAGYDPDDPYSRKGHVGMLGSLPPGLIVGVPDQDSRFFGGDALAEQAFDANVANLARMGFSTREIDLRPLFDVAALLYDGPWIVERYQAIDSFMDAHPASIYPVTRSIIAQASRFSASDVFRGMYKLAASQRAAEHTWHEIDVLMVPTIPRPRTIADLEHDPITPNTEFGTYTNFVNLLNLCALAVPGKFRDDGLPSGCTLISTAGRDALIGSLGLKVHAASAVLLGATSRAMPAFPEPEETASDDKIELAVVGAHLSGFPLNKELVSLGARFVRTGQTRPEYRFFALQGDGPRRPGLLRVSDGDGHSIEAEVWALRPDAFGSFVARIPSPLAIGTIRMADGSAPKGFIVESAATDGAEDISKYGGWRAFMRQETFGR; encoded by the coding sequence ATGGATGACGCCGGGATCCATACGCTGTCCGATTACCGAAGCGCCTTTCACGATGGGCGGACAACTCCCAGTCGACAGATCGAGGAAGTTTATCGACGCATCGCCGCCCACGACGACCCGTCCATGTTCATCACGCTCCGCCCCATGGCCGAGGTCCTCGATGAAGCACGTGACATCGAGCTTCACGGCTCGAAGGAGACGCCGCTCTACGGCATCCCGGTTGCAATAAAGGACAACATAGACGTAGCTGGCACTCCGACGACCGTCGGCTGCCCCGATTTCGCCTGGACGCCGGAGCGGGACGCGACGGTCGTGGCGCGACTTCGCGCGGCAGGCGCCATAATTGTCGGCAAGACGAATATGGACCAGTTCGCAACGGGCCTCGTCGGTGTGCGGTCCCCGTACGGCATCACCAGGAACGCCATTCGCGCCGAACTCGTGCCGGGCGGCTCGAGTTCGGGATCCGCGACCGCGGTTGCCGCAGGGATCGTGCCTCTTGCGCTCGGGACGGACACCGCCGGATCCGGGCGTGTCCCGGCAGCCCTCAACAACATCGTCGGACTCAAACCCACGCCTGGCCTCGTGTCGACGACAGGTGTCTTCCCTGCCTGTCGCACGATAGACTGCGTGTCCGTTTTCGCCCTTACCGTAGATGATGCCTATGCCGCGATCGGCGTCATGGCAGGTTACGATCCGGACGATCCGTACTCGAGAAAGGGCCATGTCGGCATGCTCGGCAGTCTACCGCCCGGACTGATTGTCGGCGTTCCGGATCAGGACAGCAGGTTCTTCGGAGGCGATGCGCTGGCGGAGCAGGCCTTCGATGCGAATGTCGCCAACCTGGCGCGGATGGGGTTCAGCACCAGGGAAATCGATCTGCGCCCGCTTTTTGACGTGGCGGCCTTGCTCTATGACGGACCCTGGATCGTCGAACGTTATCAGGCGATCGATTCCTTCATGGATGCGCATCCGGCCTCGATTTACCCCGTCACGCGGTCAATCATCGCGCAGGCGTCCCGGTTCTCCGCATCGGACGTTTTCAGGGGGATGTACAAGCTTGCCGCATCGCAGCGCGCAGCGGAGCACACCTGGCACGAGATCGATGTCCTCATGGTGCCGACCATCCCTCGACCGCGAACCATCGCCGACCTGGAGCATGATCCGATCACGCCCAATACCGAGTTCGGCACGTACACGAACTTCGTCAACCTGCTCAACCTGTGCGCATTGGCCGTTCCCGGGAAGTTCCGGGACGACGGTTTGCCCTCGGGATGCACACTCATTTCGACAGCCGGACGGGATGCTCTGATCGGGTCGCTTGGCCTGAAGGTCCATGCGGCTTCCGCGGTCCTGCTCGGAGCGACGTCGCGAGCGATGCCAGCTTTTCCCGAACCCGAGGAGACCGCATCGGACGACAAGATCGAACTTGCGGTCGTCGGCGCCCATCTCTCGGGCTTTCCCCTGAACAAGGAGCTCGTGTCGTTAGGTGCTCGTTTCGTTCGGACAGGTCAAACCCGTCCCGAGTATCGGTTCTTTGCACTGCAAGGCGATGGCCCGCGGCGTCCCGGACTTCTTCGTGTTTCGGACGGTGACGGGCATTCCATCGAGGCCGAAGTTTGGGCGCTGAGGCCTGATGCCTTCGGATCCTTCGTCGCGCGGATACCGTCCCCGCTCGCCATCGGCACGATCCGGATGGCCGACGGCAGCGCCCCGAAAGGCTTCATCGTCGAATCGGCGGCGACCGATGGAGCCGAGGACATTTCGAAATACGGTGGCTGGCGCGCTTTCATGCGTCAGGAGACTTTCGGGCGTTGA
- a CDS encoding ABC transporter ATP-binding protein, producing MATIDVRDLNKTFGEFIAVRDSSFTVDDGQFVCLLGPSGCGKTTTLRMIAGLELPTSGSINLAGEDVTYKRASERDIAFVFQLFALYPHMNVRRNIEYPLHNIGMPKADIAKRVAEAVRILRIGHLLDRSVSGLSSGDRQRVALGRAIVREPAAFMMDEPLGALDAEFRHLMCGELRTLHDRLKATTVYVTHDQLEAMSMADRIAVMNQGVIEQFGPPQEIYDRPATLFVAGFIGSPPMNFINFAGALARGQREIRVGERSQPVPELLEDRAEGEHVLGVRPEHVRISDEGWLRGEVYGSEYLGTTQIVTIRTARGRIRARLPADSIVPRGRQVGLTLNPDKLSIFDGATGRAIRTALHEGGLLHG from the coding sequence ATGGCGACGATCGACGTCCGGGACCTCAACAAGACCTTCGGCGAGTTTATCGCGGTTCGAGACTCTTCGTTCACTGTGGATGATGGTCAATTCGTCTGCCTTCTCGGGCCGTCAGGTTGCGGCAAGACGACGACCCTGCGGATGATCGCTGGACTCGAACTCCCGACTTCGGGCTCGATCAACCTTGCCGGTGAGGATGTGACGTACAAACGGGCCTCGGAGCGCGACATTGCCTTCGTATTCCAGCTCTTCGCGCTCTATCCGCACATGAACGTGCGCCGGAACATCGAGTATCCCTTGCACAACATCGGAATGCCGAAGGCCGACATCGCCAAGCGGGTCGCCGAAGCGGTCCGAATCCTGCGCATCGGCCACCTGCTCGATCGCTCCGTATCCGGCCTTTCCTCGGGTGACCGCCAGCGGGTGGCGCTCGGCCGCGCGATCGTGCGAGAGCCCGCGGCGTTCATGATGGACGAGCCGCTCGGCGCGCTCGACGCGGAGTTCCGGCATCTCATGTGCGGCGAGCTTCGCACACTCCATGACCGGCTCAAGGCGACGACGGTCTATGTCACCCACGACCAGCTCGAGGCCATGTCGATGGCGGATCGCATCGCGGTGATGAACCAGGGCGTGATCGAGCAGTTCGGACCACCGCAGGAGATCTATGACCGGCCGGCGACGCTGTTCGTCGCCGGCTTCATCGGCTCTCCGCCGATGAACTTCATCAACTTCGCGGGAGCGCTGGCCCGCGGCCAACGGGAGATTCGCGTCGGCGAGCGCAGCCAGCCGGTGCCGGAACTTCTGGAAGACCGGGCCGAGGGCGAGCATGTCCTCGGCGTCCGGCCGGAGCATGTCCGCATCTCGGACGAAGGATGGCTGCGCGGCGAGGTCTACGGGTCGGAATATCTCGGCACGACGCAGATCGTGACCATCCGGACGGCCCGCGGACGGATCCGCGCCAGGTTGCCCGCGGACTCGATCGTGCCGCGGGGCCGGCAGGTCGGCCTTACGCTGAATCCCGACAAACTCTCGATCTTCGACGGGGCCACGGGCCGGGCGATCCGCACGGCCCTGCACGAGGGAGGGCTGCTTCATGGCTAG
- a CDS encoding ABC transporter substrate-binding protein, whose translation MKTLTIAGSALAASLVCGAGAAQAQGKTITLCWAAWDPANALVELSKDFTAKSGVTMKFEFVPWPNFADRMLNELNSKGKLCDLIIGDSQWIGGSAENKHYVKLNDFFAKEGIKMDDFLPATVYAYSTWPKGSPNYYALPAMGDALGWTYRKDWFSRPELQAEFKQKYNRDLAPPKTWTELKQVAEFFQNRQIDGKTVYGAAIFTERGSEGITMGVTAALYAWGLQYDDPKKPYAMDGFTNSKDAVEALEFYKSLYKCCTPPGYTNAYMQEGLDAFKSGQVAMQMNWFAFFPGLLKDEKVGGDKIGFFVNPAQKVEASTLGGQGISIVSYSPNQAEALAYIKWFAQPDVQKKWWSLGGYAVHKAVVEGPNFTKSAPFAADFLKAMGGVKDFWQEPAYAQLLLDMQKRVHDYVVADKGTAKEALDLLVKDWEKSFTEEGKI comes from the coding sequence ATGAAGACACTCACCATTGCAGGGAGTGCACTAGCGGCCTCGCTCGTTTGTGGAGCCGGCGCTGCGCAAGCACAGGGTAAGACCATCACCTTGTGCTGGGCCGCTTGGGATCCGGCGAACGCCCTTGTGGAGCTCTCGAAGGACTTTACGGCGAAGTCTGGCGTGACCATGAAATTCGAGTTTGTGCCCTGGCCGAACTTCGCGGACCGCATGCTCAATGAGCTGAATTCCAAGGGCAAGCTGTGCGATCTCATCATCGGCGACTCGCAGTGGATCGGCGGCTCTGCCGAGAACAAGCACTACGTGAAGCTCAACGACTTCTTCGCCAAGGAAGGCATCAAGATGGATGACTTCCTGCCCGCCACCGTCTATGCCTACTCGACCTGGCCGAAGGGCTCGCCGAACTACTACGCGCTGCCCGCGATGGGCGACGCCCTCGGCTGGACGTACCGGAAGGATTGGTTCTCCCGTCCTGAGCTGCAGGCCGAGTTCAAGCAGAAATACAATCGCGACCTCGCTCCGCCGAAGACCTGGACCGAACTCAAGCAAGTCGCCGAATTCTTCCAGAACCGCCAGATCGACGGCAAGACCGTGTATGGGGCAGCGATCTTCACCGAGCGCGGCTCGGAGGGCATCACCATGGGCGTCACGGCAGCGCTCTATGCCTGGGGCCTGCAGTACGACGATCCGAAGAAGCCCTACGCCATGGACGGTTTCACCAACTCCAAGGACGCGGTCGAGGCCCTCGAGTTCTACAAGTCGCTCTACAAATGCTGCACGCCGCCCGGCTACACCAACGCCTACATGCAGGAGGGTCTCGACGCCTTCAAGTCGGGACAGGTGGCGATGCAGATGAACTGGTTCGCCTTCTTCCCCGGGCTTTTGAAAGACGAAAAGGTGGGTGGCGACAAGATCGGCTTCTTCGTCAATCCGGCCCAGAAGGTCGAGGCCTCGACGCTCGGCGGGCAGGGCATCTCCATCGTCTCCTACTCGCCGAACCAGGCGGAGGCGCTCGCTTACATCAAGTGGTTCGCGCAACCCGATGTCCAGAAGAAGTGGTGGTCGCTCGGCGGCTACGCAGTTCACAAGGCCGTCGTCGAGGGTCCGAACTTCACCAAGTCCGCCCCCTTTGCGGCCGATTTTCTGAAGGCCATGGGCGGCGTCAAGGACTTCTGGCAGGAGCCCGCATACGCGCAACTCCTCCTCGACATGCAGAAGCGCGTGCATGACTACGTGGTCGCCGACAAGGGCACCGCAAAGGAGGCGCTCGATCTCCTCGTGAAGGATTGGGAGAAGTCCTTCACTGAGGAAGGCAAGATCTAA
- a CDS encoding ABC transporter ATP-binding protein has product MASVEFDRISKRFKDVEAVADLSLTIADGEFVVLLGPTGAGKTTTLRLAAGLERADAGSIRIGGVDRTSADPALRDVAFVFQQYSLYPHLSVYDNLAFPLRSPLCRMAEDAIRARVTEIARLLGIDDKLQNPATRLSGGQMQRVAIGRALVRRPSAYLMDEPLSSLDAKLRADLRLELVRIQQELGATILYVTHDQIEAMTMADRIGVMEAGRLVQVGTPRDIYENPSTTHVATRLGHPVVNLIPRGLIPDLPAPPRTVLIGARTEHLRLSKAGGSAQASNLVGALSWIEHLGDQNHLHLKVGDMELVTLAEPESGLSVGDRVSVELARPLFFDDAGQRITI; this is encoded by the coding sequence ATGGCTAGCGTCGAATTCGACCGGATCTCGAAGCGCTTCAAGGACGTGGAGGCCGTCGCCGACCTGTCGCTCACCATTGCGGACGGAGAGTTCGTCGTCCTCCTCGGTCCGACCGGCGCCGGCAAAACGACAACCCTGCGCCTCGCTGCCGGTCTTGAACGCGCCGATGCCGGATCGATCCGGATTGGCGGAGTGGATCGAACGAGCGCCGATCCGGCGCTGCGCGACGTCGCCTTCGTGTTCCAGCAATACTCGCTCTATCCGCACCTGTCCGTTTACGACAATCTCGCTTTCCCGCTGCGCTCGCCCTTGTGTCGCATGGCTGAGGATGCGATCCGGGCGCGCGTGACGGAGATCGCCCGCCTTCTGGGTATCGATGACAAACTGCAGAACCCGGCGACACGTCTCTCGGGCGGACAGATGCAGCGCGTCGCCATCGGTCGCGCGCTCGTGCGCCGGCCATCGGCCTACCTCATGGACGAGCCTCTCTCGTCCCTTGACGCGAAGCTCCGGGCCGATCTGCGCCTCGAACTCGTCCGGATCCAGCAGGAGCTGGGCGCGACGATCCTCTATGTCACTCACGATCAGATCGAGGCCATGACCATGGCCGACCGCATCGGCGTGATGGAGGCGGGACGGCTCGTCCAAGTCGGGACGCCCCGCGACATCTACGAAAACCCGTCGACGACCCATGTGGCGACACGGCTCGGTCATCCGGTCGTGAACCTCATCCCGCGCGGTCTCATTCCGGACCTGCCCGCGCCGCCTCGAACTGTGCTGATCGGCGCGCGGACCGAGCATCTGCGCCTCAGCAAGGCGGGCGGGTCCGCGCAGGCATCAAACCTTGTCGGCGCGCTGTCATGGATCGAGCATCTGGGCGACCAGAACCATCTGCACCTGAAGGTCGGGGACATGGAGCTCGTGACCCTCGCCGAACCGGAGAGCGGGCTGAGCGTCGGTGACCGCGTCTCCGTGGAACTCGCACGCCCTCTGTTCTTCGATGATGCTGGCCAGCGAATTACGATATGA
- a CDS encoding GntR family transcriptional regulator produces the protein MIDLDVQTHAERLATEIADAILSGRIPPGTRLDEKSLAEQFGVSRTPVREALRQLGNSGLIDIRPHKGAAVTKVTPAKLEEMFCAMAEVEATCARLAAISMTPIERRRLDALHHSMGEMVQNSLDDRYIEANVAFHGAVYAGAHNGIIHEIALNLRRRLSPFRRAQFQKAGRLAQSHAEHGFVVRAILHADAPAAHAAMLHHVSLVELAFDELTVPRFRSE, from the coding sequence ATGATCGACCTCGACGTACAAACCCATGCCGAACGCCTGGCCACGGAAATCGCCGATGCGATTCTTTCCGGTCGGATACCTCCAGGGACCCGCTTGGACGAGAAGTCGCTCGCAGAGCAATTTGGCGTTTCGCGCACACCCGTCAGGGAGGCGCTGCGGCAGCTTGGAAATTCCGGACTGATCGACATCAGGCCGCATAAGGGAGCCGCCGTCACCAAGGTGACGCCGGCCAAACTCGAGGAGATGTTCTGTGCGATGGCGGAAGTCGAAGCGACTTGTGCCCGTTTGGCTGCGATCAGCATGACCCCGATCGAGCGCCGACGGCTGGATGCGCTTCATCACAGCATGGGGGAGATGGTTCAGAACTCACTTGACGACAGGTACATCGAGGCGAATGTCGCGTTCCACGGCGCCGTTTATGCCGGCGCCCATAATGGGATCATCCACGAGATCGCCCTGAATCTTCGCCGCCGGCTGTCTCCGTTCCGACGGGCACAGTTCCAAAAGGCGGGGCGACTGGCTCAGTCCCACGCCGAGCATGGCTTTGTGGTGCGAGCAATCCTGCATGCCGATGCGCCCGCGGCTCACGCTGCGATGTTGCACCATGTATCTCTCGTGGAACTCGCTTTTGATGAGCTTACGGTCCCGCGATTTAGGTCTGAATAG
- the dhaM gene encoding dihydroxyacetone kinase phosphoryl donor subunit DhaM: protein MANVGIVIVSHSPKVAEGASEMVRQMVGNTVPVAHTGGNLDGGLGTSVEGIMAAIERAWSPAGVAILVDLGGAETNSEMAVEMLPENRRGKVVVCNAPIVEGAVIAAAESSGGSSLETVKRTAEELSP, encoded by the coding sequence ATGGCGAATGTGGGCATCGTGATCGTCTCCCATTCGCCGAAGGTGGCGGAGGGCGCGTCCGAGATGGTCCGCCAGATGGTGGGCAACACCGTTCCGGTCGCCCATACGGGCGGCAATCTCGATGGAGGCCTGGGCACCTCTGTCGAGGGGATCATGGCTGCAATCGAACGTGCCTGGTCGCCGGCGGGCGTCGCCATTCTGGTCGATCTTGGTGGCGCCGAGACGAACAGCGAAATGGCGGTCGAGATGCTGCCGGAGAATCGGCGCGGCAAAGTTGTGGTATGCAACGCGCCCATCGTGGAAGGGGCTGTGATCGCCGCCGCGGAATCGTCGGGAGGCTCATCTCTCGAGACCGTCAAGCGCACCGCCGAGGAGTTGAGCCCGTGA
- a CDS encoding carbohydrate ABC transporter permease, giving the protein MRFAEKAVTVAPAAPARRLRSLSDRTIAWLFIAPTIVLLLAINVFPLIWTVRLSFTNYRANRTNVPLRDVGLQHYNDILTNPDVWAAMQVTARFVIATILIQTVLGFTLAWLVDKKFRGHGLWTTVILLPMMLSPAVVGNFWTFLYQPQIGLFNYVVSFFTGIPPSSFQMLGDLTLSPWAIVLVDTWMWTPYVMLICLAGLRSIPDYIYEAAEVDRASKWRQFWTITLPMAAPFIMLAVLFRAIENFKMFDMVNLLTGGGPGSTTEVASITLKREAFEKWRTGYSSAFAIILFVTVFGLANIYVKALNRLKQR; this is encoded by the coding sequence ATGCGATTTGCCGAAAAGGCCGTCACCGTCGCGCCGGCCGCCCCGGCCCGGCGCCTGCGCAGTCTCTCGGACCGGACGATCGCCTGGCTCTTCATCGCGCCGACGATCGTCCTGCTTCTGGCCATCAACGTCTTCCCGTTGATCTGGACGGTCCGTCTCTCATTCACGAACTACCGCGCCAACCGGACGAACGTGCCGCTGCGCGATGTCGGGCTGCAGCACTACAACGACATTCTGACGAACCCGGATGTATGGGCCGCCATGCAGGTCACCGCGCGGTTCGTGATCGCCACGATCCTGATTCAGACAGTGCTTGGCTTTACCCTCGCCTGGCTTGTCGACAAGAAGTTCCGCGGCCACGGGCTATGGACCACGGTCATCCTCCTGCCGATGATGCTTTCGCCGGCGGTTGTCGGGAATTTCTGGACCTTCCTGTACCAGCCGCAGATCGGCCTGTTCAATTACGTCGTGTCATTCTTCACCGGCATCCCGCCCTCCTCATTCCAGATGCTGGGCGACCTGACGCTTTCCCCGTGGGCCATCGTGCTTGTCGACACCTGGATGTGGACGCCTTACGTGATGCTCATCTGCCTCGCGGGGCTGCGCTCCATCCCAGATTATATCTATGAGGCGGCTGAGGTCGACCGGGCGTCGAAATGGCGCCAGTTCTGGACGATCACGTTGCCGATGGCGGCGCCCTTCATCATGCTGGCGGTGCTGTTCCGCGCCATTGAGAACTTCAAAATGTTCGACATGGTCAACCTTCTCACCGGCGGCGGGCCGGGTTCGACGACGGAGGTCGCCTCGATCACGCTGAAGCGCGAGGCGTTTGAGAAATGGCGCACTGGCTACTCCTCCGCCTTCGCGATCATTTTGTTCGTCACAGTCTTCGGCCTTGCCAACATCTACGTGAAAGCGCTCAACCGGTTGAAGCAGAGATGA
- a CDS encoding IS256 family transposase gives MTNDRLPLAELMAKADDGDFLRSVAESVLQILMETDVEGVIGAARYERSGERATYRNGYRERALDTRLGTLNLKIPKLRTGSYFPGFLEPRRTVEKALVAVIQEAWIAGVSTRRVDDLVQAMGLSGISKSSVSKLCKDIDERVMGFLQRPLTGEWPYLWLDATYLKVREGGRVVSVAVIVAVAVTTEGRREIVGLHIGPSEAEIFWTDFLRDLVKRGLTGIKLVISDAHEGLKAAIRRVLGATWQRCRVHWTRNALAYVPKAHQTMVAAGLRQAFQQPDQAAARASLSQFADQLHNRWPKLKVFIDDSLDDVLAYMSFPAQHRTKLHSTNSLERLNKEIKRRADVVGIFPNEDSIRRLIGAVLLEANDDWQLQHRYMQIEGMTELATPMINQQTLAITPQAY, from the coding sequence ATGACCAACGACAGACTACCACTGGCCGAGCTGATGGCGAAGGCCGATGACGGCGACTTTCTGCGCAGTGTCGCCGAAAGCGTGCTCCAGATCCTGATGGAGACCGATGTCGAGGGCGTGATCGGAGCTGCGCGCTACGAGCGCAGCGGCGAGCGGGCCACCTACCGCAACGGCTATCGCGAGCGCGCGCTCGACACGCGCCTGGGCACCCTGAACCTCAAGATCCCCAAGCTGCGCACCGGCAGCTACTTCCCCGGTTTCCTCGAGCCGCGGCGCACAGTCGAGAAGGCGCTCGTGGCGGTGATCCAGGAGGCCTGGATTGCCGGGGTGAGCACGCGCCGGGTCGATGATCTGGTCCAGGCCATGGGCCTGAGCGGCATCTCGAAGTCTTCCGTGTCCAAGCTCTGCAAGGACATCGACGAGCGGGTGATGGGCTTCCTGCAGCGCCCGCTCACGGGAGAGTGGCCGTATCTGTGGCTCGATGCCACGTACCTCAAAGTGCGGGAAGGTGGCCGCGTCGTCTCGGTGGCCGTCATAGTGGCTGTTGCGGTCACAACCGAGGGCCGGCGCGAGATCGTCGGGCTGCACATCGGTCCGAGCGAGGCGGAGATCTTCTGGACCGACTTCCTGCGCGATCTGGTCAAACGCGGGCTCACGGGCATCAAGCTGGTGATCTCGGACGCGCATGAGGGCCTCAAGGCCGCGATCCGTCGGGTGCTGGGCGCCACCTGGCAGAGGTGCCGGGTTCATTGGACCCGGAACGCGCTCGCTTATGTGCCAAAGGCACACCAGACCATGGTGGCGGCTGGGCTGCGCCAGGCCTTCCAGCAGCCCGATCAGGCGGCAGCCCGGGCCAGCCTGTCCCAGTTTGCCGATCAACTCCACAACCGCTGGCCCAAGCTCAAGGTCTTCATCGACGACAGCCTGGATGACGTGCTGGCCTACATGAGCTTCCCGGCCCAGCACCGGACGAAGCTGCATAGCACGAACTCCTTGGAGCGCTTGAACAAGGAGATCAAACGCAGGGCCGATGTGGTGGGCATCTTCCCCAACGAGGACAGCATCAGGCGCCTGATCGGCGCGGTGCTGCTGGAGGCCAATGACGACTGGCAGCTCCAGCACCGCTACATGCAGATCGAAGGGATGACTGAGCTCGCAACACCGATGATCAACCAGCAGACTCTGGCAATCACCCCACAGGCGTACTGA
- a CDS encoding carbohydrate ABC transporter permease, which produces MSGNVTAHSVVEPSSLTKRIAGILVVLYAIITMVPLGWIVLTGFKSPPDSISYPPKILFDPTLEGYCNLFTTRSRQTAEYLASLPPPSGTCESIARARNLVVVSESKFVPRFWNSVVIAFGSTALAVFLGTLSAYGFSRFRVPLKDDLLFFILSTRMMPPIAVAIPIYLMYRELGLQDTKLGMILLYTAVNVSLAVWLLKGFIDEIPREYEEAAMIDGYSRLQAFRKVVLPQAVTGIAATAIFCLIFAWNEYAFAVLLTSGEAQTAPPFIPIIIGEGGQDWPAVAAGTTLFLVPIVIFTVLLRKHLLRGITFGAVRK; this is translated from the coding sequence ATGAGCGGCAACGTTACAGCCCATTCAGTCGTCGAGCCGTCGTCGCTGACGAAGCGCATCGCGGGCATCCTGGTCGTCCTGTACGCGATCATCACCATGGTGCCGCTCGGCTGGATCGTTCTGACGGGCTTCAAGTCGCCTCCAGACTCGATTTCATACCCGCCGAAGATCCTGTTCGATCCGACCCTCGAGGGCTATTGCAATCTCTTCACCACCCGCTCGCGCCAGACCGCCGAGTATCTGGCGAGCCTCCCGCCGCCGTCGGGGACATGCGAGTCGATCGCGCGCGCCCGGAATTTGGTGGTGGTGTCCGAATCGAAGTTCGTCCCGCGCTTCTGGAACTCCGTCGTCATCGCCTTCGGGTCGACCGCCCTCGCGGTGTTCCTCGGCACCCTCTCAGCCTACGGGTTCTCGCGCTTCCGGGTGCCGCTCAAGGACGACCTGCTGTTCTTCATCCTCTCGACCCGTATGATGCCGCCGATCGCGGTCGCGATCCCGATCTATCTCATGTACCGGGAACTCGGCCTGCAGGATACGAAGCTCGGCATGATCCTGCTCTATACGGCCGTCAACGTATCGTTGGCCGTCTGGCTGCTCAAAGGCTTCATTGACGAGATCCCGCGCGAGTACGAGGAAGCCGCGATGATCGACGGCTACTCGCGCCTGCAGGCCTTCCGCAAGGTGGTCCTGCCGCAGGCTGTGACCGGCATCGCAGCGACCGCGATCTTTTGCCTGATCTTCGCGTGGAACGAGTATGCGTTCGCGGTGCTGCTCACCTCAGGCGAGGCGCAGACCGCGCCGCCCTTCATCCCGATCATCATCGGCGAAGGCGGACAGGACTGGCCAGCGGTGGCGGCCGGAACCACGCTCTTCCTCGTGCCGATCGTGATCTTCACCGTGCTGCTCCGCAAGCATCTCCTGCGTGGCATCACCTTCGGAGCGGTGCGCAAATGA